A stretch of Rhodoferax potami DNA encodes these proteins:
- the fliQ gene encoding flagellar biosynthesis protein FliQ, translating to MNAQTVLTLGQEALLMLLMVSAPVLGTALLVGLLVSLFQAVTQIHEATLAFVPKLLAVIAVFAVAGPWMLTMLVEYIRRMLEAIPTSVV from the coding sequence ATGAATGCCCAAACCGTGTTGACCTTGGGTCAAGAAGCGCTGCTTATGTTGTTGATGGTGTCAGCGCCAGTGCTGGGAACGGCGCTCCTGGTGGGTTTGCTGGTCAGTTTGTTTCAAGCCGTGACGCAGATTCATGAAGCGACTCTGGCATTCGTTCCAAAGCTTTTGGCGGTTATCGCTGTATTCGCGGTCGCTGGGCCATGGATGTTGACCATGCTGGTGGAGTACATACGACGGATGTTGGAAGCGATACCAACGTCTGTGGTCTAG
- the fliR gene encoding flagellar biosynthetic protein FliR, with product MISFDEAQIAQWLSPIFWPFLRILAVFTSAPVLSSRAFPMRAKVALSFLVALAAQATLPEAPVISVSDPRALAVVMQQVVIGLSIGFAVRLVFASVELAGEVVGFQMGLNFAAFFDPSMNTQSSAVARFFGQMASLLFVVMNGHLMVLMAVTQSFVAFPVSPNFLQELASMQLQKLGAEVFASALWIALPMVGILLFTNMALGIISRVSPQMNIFAMGFPITLVVGILAIAITLPMLDQPFMALMIRVVSLFGVG from the coding sequence GTGATTTCTTTTGACGAGGCACAGATCGCCCAATGGCTCTCGCCAATCTTCTGGCCCTTTTTGCGAATTTTGGCGGTTTTTACTTCCGCTCCGGTACTTTCGTCTCGCGCCTTTCCTATGCGGGCAAAGGTTGCGCTGTCCTTTTTAGTGGCATTGGCGGCGCAAGCGACCCTGCCTGAGGCTCCCGTTATCTCCGTCTCAGACCCCCGAGCGTTGGCAGTGGTGATGCAGCAGGTGGTGATCGGTTTATCAATCGGTTTTGCTGTTCGGTTGGTTTTTGCGTCTGTCGAGCTCGCTGGTGAAGTAGTTGGATTTCAAATGGGGCTCAATTTCGCGGCTTTTTTTGACCCGTCCATGAATACCCAATCGAGTGCAGTCGCTCGGTTTTTCGGTCAGATGGCGTCGTTGCTTTTTGTCGTCATGAACGGACATTTGATGGTGCTGATGGCCGTTACCCAAAGCTTTGTGGCTTTTCCGGTTTCGCCGAATTTCTTGCAAGAGTTGGCCTCTATGCAGCTGCAAAAACTAGGCGCCGAAGTGTTTGCGAGTGCGCTCTGGATTGCCTTGCCAATGGTCGGAATCTTGTTGTTTACCAATATGGCGCTAGGGATCATTTCTCGCGTGTCGCCACAAATGAATATTTTTGCAATGGGTTTTCCGATCACGCTAGTCGTCGGCATTCTGGCGATCGCCATTACGTTGCCGATGCTCGATCAGCCCTTTATGGCGCTGATGATTCGGGTTGTGAGTCTGTTCGGAGTAGGTTGA
- a CDS encoding response regulator transcription factor: MIHVVLCDDHAMIRRGIKDTLSDSGQIIVTGEAGSQEELKNVLRSVRCEILVLDLNLPGRGGLEIIPTLKESQPHIKTLVVSMYPEDQYALRCLKAGASGYFNKSGEPADLVKAIQQIHAGKRYLTAAVSELLVESLNTPEHETLHAKLSEREMQTLIKIASGKKLSDIAEDLMLSPKTVSVYRARLLEKLALSNNAELTVYAIRNALV; this comes from the coding sequence ATGATTCACGTTGTACTTTGCGATGACCATGCAATGATCCGCCGGGGCATCAAAGACACGCTCAGCGATTCTGGGCAAATCATCGTCACCGGCGAGGCCGGCAGTCAGGAAGAGCTGAAAAATGTGCTTCGCTCGGTTCGATGTGAAATCCTTGTCCTCGACCTGAACCTTCCGGGAAGAGGCGGGTTGGAAATTATTCCTACCCTGAAAGAATCTCAACCGCACATCAAGACACTAGTCGTTTCGATGTACCCCGAGGATCAATACGCGCTCCGATGCCTCAAAGCAGGCGCGTCCGGGTACTTCAATAAATCGGGGGAACCAGCAGATCTGGTGAAGGCGATCCAACAAATTCATGCGGGGAAACGATATTTAACGGCTGCCGTATCGGAGCTGTTGGTAGAAAGCTTGAACACACCAGAGCATGAAACCTTGCATGCGAAGCTATCCGAACGGGAAATGCAAACCCTGATCAAAATTGCGTCCGGGAAAAAGCTCTCTGATATCGCAGAGGACCTGATGCTGAGTCCCAAGACCGTCAGCGTCTACAGGGCACGCCTCTTGGAAAAACTCGCTTTATCGAACAACGCGGAACTCACTGTCTACGCCATCCGCAACGCTCTGGTGTAA
- a CDS encoding hybrid sensor histidine kinase/response regulator, giving the protein MGNPVKVLHLEDSEIDHRLLVRAVRESGLQAQFLRLDEQAAFMDALHTQSFDIILMDFRLPGFTALEAWSEVQSLTSHPPCVIVSGAIGEQAAVSAIQTGISDYLHKDRIAEIGRVIQRAMHLHKTEEERIKAQQALSLSEQRIRELARHLQTSLEAERAAISREIHDDIGGSLTALKLDLAWMKRHSDHQPTLTRLVAAEEMLSLALAATQRIMQNTRPAILDQGLSACVEWLVAGHSRRTGKTVNLINDLTSEALPDAFRLAAYRIVQEALTDAGKYAPESDVSVEVSDAGGTLTIEIRDSGPGFELSRLQSSRGFGLKGLSERAESIGGWLDISSTPKRGTSITLTAPLSWATDKRQGDSRE; this is encoded by the coding sequence ATGGGTAACCCTGTAAAAGTACTCCACTTAGAGGATTCAGAAATCGACCACCGCTTGCTAGTTCGCGCGGTTCGCGAATCAGGCCTTCAGGCTCAGTTTCTTAGGCTCGATGAGCAGGCCGCCTTTATGGATGCTTTGCACACGCAAAGCTTCGACATCATTTTGATGGACTTCCGGCTCCCGGGCTTTACAGCCTTAGAGGCTTGGTCAGAGGTCCAATCCCTAACAAGTCATCCGCCGTGCGTCATCGTCTCAGGGGCAATTGGTGAACAAGCAGCAGTCAGCGCCATTCAAACCGGAATTTCGGACTATTTACACAAAGATCGAATCGCTGAAATCGGCCGAGTGATTCAGCGGGCGATGCACCTTCACAAGACAGAAGAAGAGCGAATCAAAGCCCAGCAGGCCCTTTCGCTGTCAGAACAGCGAATTAGAGAACTCGCCAGACACTTGCAGACTTCCCTAGAGGCTGAGCGAGCAGCCATCTCGAGAGAGATTCACGACGATATTGGTGGCTCACTCACTGCACTCAAACTTGACCTAGCCTGGATGAAGAGGCACTCAGATCACCAGCCCACGCTCACGCGCTTGGTCGCCGCGGAAGAAATGCTGAGTCTTGCACTCGCAGCTACTCAGAGAATCATGCAAAACACCCGTCCAGCCATCTTGGATCAAGGGCTTAGCGCGTGCGTCGAATGGCTAGTCGCAGGACACAGCAGGCGCACCGGAAAGACAGTGAACCTCATCAACGACCTCACCTCGGAGGCACTGCCAGATGCATTCAGGCTTGCTGCGTACCGCATAGTGCAGGAAGCGCTGACCGATGCAGGTAAGTACGCCCCCGAATCCGACGTCAGCGTCGAGGTGTCTGATGCAGGGGGTACTTTGACGATCGAGATCCGCGACAGCGGACCCGGATTTGAATTGAGCAGACTCCAATCCAGCCGAGGATTCGGACTTAAAGGCCTCAGCGAGCGAGCAGAATCAATCGGTGGATGGCTTGACATCAGCAGCACACCTAAGCGCGGGACATCGATTACCCTCACCGCTCCGCTCTCTTGGGCAACCGACAAACGACAGGGAGATTCGAGGGAATGA
- a CDS encoding response regulator — protein MPLILAVDDSPSMRKMVSFTLTGAGYQVVEAVDGQDAYEKAQTQTFDLVLTDQNMPRLDGLGLTRKLREHPNFQSTPILMLTTESSDLMKQAGRAAGATGWLVKPFDPAKLLDVIKKVIR, from the coding sequence ATGCCTTTAATTCTTGCTGTTGACGATTCCCCTTCCATGCGAAAGATGGTGTCTTTCACTTTGACAGGTGCGGGCTACCAAGTGGTGGAAGCAGTGGATGGTCAAGACGCCTACGAAAAAGCACAAACTCAGACTTTTGACTTGGTTCTGACGGACCAGAATATGCCGCGATTGGACGGATTGGGTCTGACCCGCAAGCTCCGCGAGCATCCGAACTTTCAGTCGACGCCCATATTGATGTTGACCACAGAGTCCAGTGATTTGATGAAGCAGGCAGGGCGTGCTGCAGGCGCCACTGGCTGGCTAGTGAAGCCGTTCGATCCTGCGAAGTTGCTGGATGTCATTAAAAAAGTTATTCGATAA